The segment AGACACCCAGCACTGGGGGCTGAGGTGTGAAGGACCTCCCTCCTGTTCCAGGCACTTTCCCAGTTTATTTTCTCCCCTCTGAGATTCCAGCTGGCAGGATGGCGCCTATAAATATACATAAGAGCTCATTTACATGACGGTTTAGTCGGGAGCAAATTCCACAGCTGCCTGGCAGACAGCTGGGTCGTGCCCAGAACCagccgtgcctcagtttccccactgcATCCCAGGCACAGGGGAATGGCTTTCCCTGCATTTTTGGTGCTCTATTCCTGGAAAGCCCAGGCTGTTATTATCGAGGCTATTTATAGCCCAGTAAACGGGTTATTAATATGATTATTCACAGTGTGGCAATGGGTAATTGCTCCGGGGGGGAATGAcaccctctgtgtgtgtgtgtgaggacGGTCCCGGCCCCAACCTCCCACCAGCACAGGAGAAAACTCACCCCAAAACGCACAGGGGGCACTGGGGGGTGTCTGGGGGGTGCCGGGGTCCCACTGCGGAGCCGGGGGGGTCACGGCTTGGGGGAGGCTTGAGCTCCTGCTTGGATCACGACCATCGGCTGAGTCACAGCTGGGGCGCTGCTAATTAAATGTAGTTCTTAATTAAGGAGCTCGCAGGGAGCCGGGCTGGGCTCTCAATCACTGCTCACAGAGGCAGCTGTGGCCACGCAGGACCTGGGCTGTGATGAGCAGCtcagtgctcagctctgccccacgGCTGCTGCTCTCCCAACCCCTGGAGCCCATGAGGATGAGGAAGGCTCATGCTCCATATCCTCCAGCCCCGGGCGGGGTGAGGGCAGCCTGGGGTGCAGTGAGTGTGCCAGGGCTCAGCgcagggctgctcctgccctgtgACTCAGGACTGCTTCACGTCCCCCTCccgtccctccccagcacctgAGCCAGCCTGGTTATTAACATTAATAATACCcccccatgcagctgctcttcACCGACCTCAAAACACAACCTGAAGTAACCCCGGTCCTGCTGCCGCATCCCCACGGGATGAGGGAactggggcaggagcagcgcCAGGAGCTTTCCCTGCTCACAGAGAGctgcaaggagcagcagcagggatgcaccCACAGCGCCCTGGGCTGGGTGAGCCAGAGCATGTGCGGAGGGTTTCCTGGCTGGGAAAACACCACAAGGAGAGGATAAATAAAACGAGGATCAATAAAGGAGCCCGTTCCGAGCTCTGCCCACGGCAGTGATGTCCCTGCGGGAACCGAGGAGCTGAGCTCTCCACAAGGATCTGGTGCCGTGGGCAGGAGCCGgcgctggggctgctccaggcatTGGCAGTGCGGTCATGTCCTGCAGGACTGAGTCACGTTCCAGCGGCCGCAGTGACTCAGGGCAGAGGGGGGAGCAGTGGGCACATTGCGGGAGGAGGAAACCAACCGGTGCCAGGCTCCCCCTTCCCGACACGGGCGCAAGCAGCGGATTCCTGCGGCACCGGGAACCACCTCCCGGCTCTGCGGACGGGGGATGCGCGACCCGAGGCTCAACGGCACCGAACGCGTGGTGCGGGGAGGCTGCAGccccctcccagctcccccGAGCCTGGGGACACCCCACAGCGGTGCAAAGGGGGGTGCAGCCGGGGGGATGTGGGGTCCCCCTCCTGCTCCCGTCACTccatgggggggttggggtgcaGAGCAAGGGGGAGGGTGCCCCAGTCCTGAGGCTGTTCAATGGTTTTttctcggggggggggggtcacagaTATTCTGCATCATTGGGCATCACCTCCTGTCCTTACCTCCCCCTGCCCAGGCTGGGTTTGGGATGAGTGTGGGGCAGTGGAGGCCATTCCCCTTGCTGCAGGCTGGGTTTGGGATGAGTGTGGGGCAGCAGAGGCTGTTCCCCTCGCTGCAGGCTGGGTTTGGGATGAGTGTGGGGCAGCGGAGGCCGTTCCCCTCGCTGCAGGCTGGGTTTCCTCAATGAGGGGTGACCCGGCCCCAGCTGAGCTCTGCCGTGTGGGTTTCACAATGTATTTTGGTCTGTGCTTACCAGAAGTGGCAGTGGGGGGGCTGCGGTCGGGGGGTTCCCGTAAGCGGCCTCGGAGCCTTCCTCATTCTCGAGAATAGGAAACCAAGAGGCTTCTCCACAGGGTTTCGCGTTCTGCATGCAGAGGACAGAGGCTGGATCTTGACCATGGCTGTGACACTGCTGAGGGCCTGAGACAACCCCTCAGTGCATCTGCTGCGTGCCTTGGGTGCAAGgatccctccccttccccatgagcctgtgctggggatgctcaTGGCAGCCAAGTGATGCTGTCTCCCAGCCAGCCCTCTGTGGGAATAGGGTGATGCCAAGGCCATGGGAGCAACCTGTATCCCCTCATCCTCTTCATCCCTTGGCcacccctcttccctggcagccCCCTTCCTATGGCACACATGGACACCCCATCCcgggcagtgctcaaggccaggttggacacaggggcttggagcagctgctccagtggaaggggtccctgcccatggcaggggttggagctggaggagctttaaggtcccttccaacacaaaccaggctgggattccttGATTCTATGGATGCTCTGTTGGTCCCTGGGGGCTGGGAGCGCATGGGGCAGCAGCTGTTAAAAATAGCACCCAGGTGCCCTCTGCCCCAGGAGCCATTTCTTGCTGGGTAAACAGGAAATCTATTCTTAGCCCCATTCATGAGCtgaggcagctcctgctcagggctgcttttgttcctgcctgccccagagGCCACACCGAGGCAGAACCTTCCAGCCCCATGGGCGTCCCCTTGCTGGGACCTTCCCCCCGGCAGCACCCGGCACCCCACGGCTTCCATCACACATGTGGGAGGTgagggtggttttggggtgtctCTGGAAGCCCCCGTGCTGGGTGGCACCCAGAGGGGCAGTTGCTTTGGCAGAGCTCTCCTCCCCCATCAAGCTCCTTGTCCCCTTCCTTGATGGTATCTCTCAAGTTGGAGGAGATAAAGCCACCAGGGTTGGTTTGGGCGAGCCGAGCAGCCTGAGGAAGGAGGATGATGCTCACAGCTTCTGCCTGGCTCCCTCGTGCTCACCCCCAACGACTGGGGTTCATCTTTGCTCCTCATCCTTTCCCCAAGTATTATCCCTATTTGTAGTATCTTGCTTCTGTTCCTGCTCCCCATGGATTCATTTAGCCCGTGACACCCCTGAGCTCTGCCAGAGGCTGCTGTGGGATCCAGGCACAggcatcagctgctgctgacagggACAGTGGCACCCCAGCTCCCTACATGGGGCTCCTGCTCCCCAGTTTAGCCCCTGGCAGGCTCACAAGTGGTGACTTCTGCCTGGGCAATATCTATGGGGAAGCTAGAAAGGATGTGGAGAGAAAACATGTGCAGCTGGagcctgcagcactgtgtgaatgagcagggatgctcctttTGCTGACTGGTGATGGAGGGGGGAGATGTGCCCCAGCATCACTGccctgcaccagcagctgcatggACCTGGCCCTGGCCCTGCCCCAGAGTATCCCCCCCCCAGGAACAGAGTGACTGAGAGAGGCACAGGAGTGGAAGGTGCTGGcgggcaggatgggtgcaggggaAGGCTGgaatgggcaggagcacaggctggatcagcactgcaggctgtggggctgctgcagtcTGAGGACAGGAGCAGGACACCCTAAACCCAGCACCCCTGAACCAGAACAAGCTGTGTCTCTGCAGGGTGACAGCGCAGGGCTGGTCACAGACCAGGGGATGTGCGGCCGCGGTGACAATCCCATAGGAAACTCTGCACAAGGGACCCCCAAACAGGCTCGTTGGGCTGCACCGGGGGTTGCAGGGCGGGTTTATCCCAGCGGGCTCCGTCCCACAGAGGCTTTCACACAACCGGCATccccctgcagcatcctcagcatgGGAGGAAGGCTGAGGCGCTGCTGCCCTCGGGCGGCAGCCGGCGGCAGAGCGGGCTGAGGCTCCCTCAAGCAGGGCTCCGGTACCTCCATCCTGCCTGGCCAGTGCggaaagggggaaggaggaTGCAGCTCGTGTGTTCGGTGACAAACGTGCGTCCACCATGTCCCTTTTGTGCTGGAAAACCAAACCGCAGAGAGGTTGGGATCTGCCTGATGAgcaggatgggaatggggaggtTTGACCCACCTGGAGCTGGGCCTTATTCTGCTTCatgtgcctgcaggaggatggagccaggaggggctgggctctgctcccagggaacaagggatgggacaagaggaaccggcctcaagctgcatcagggcaggtttagatggagctgaggaacaattcctgccccacaggtgctcaggcattggaacaggctgcccagggcagggctgcaggcaccggccctgcaagtgctcacacagcggagacgaggcctcagtgccatgggttaggggtggccttggcagggctgggaatggttggactggatgggattaaagggcttttccaaccaTTCCATGAATCCATGCCCCTTCTCGCCCCCATCTCACCCCCACCTCCCCAATGGCTCCCCCTCCCCTGTACGCCATGGTCGCACCCCCGCGCCGTGCGCGGTGACGCAGCACGCACCGGCGGAGCGGGCCGCGCAGGCGCAGTGGCGGCGGGGCCATGGCGGCGGTGGTGTCGCCGCTGCCCCCGGCGGCTCCGGCGCCCCCTGGCGGTGGCGCGGGGCCCCCCGAGGGCAGCGAGGCGCTGCTGGTGGCGCTGGGAGCCGGGCTGGCCGCAGCCAGCCACCCCCTGCTCTACGTGAAGCTGCTCGTGCAGGTCCGGGAACGGGGGCATCGGGGACCGGGGGGGGGATCGGGACCGGGGGGGGATCGGGACCCGGGGGGGGGGTGCCCCCATAGGGAGCGCTGTGTGTGGGGAGCGCTGTGTGAACGCCCCCCCCCCTTGTAACAGGTGCCCCGTGTGAAATGGGGGTGCGGGGATGGGGTTAGTGTGGGACGGGGTCTCTGTGTAACCGGGAGGTGAGGGCAGGTGTGGAACGGGGAAGCGGGGTTGGTAAAGAGAGCGGCACAACGGCAGCTCCGTCTGTGATGGGGAGCGAGGGACACCCATACAGAGAGGTGTTGGGATCCCCCCATATGATGGGATCGGGACACTGTGTCCAGTGGGGACGCCTATAGAAATGGGGGGGAGGATGAGGGTACCCTCTGGAATGGGGGCTGCTGTATAAGGAGGGGTGGGAAATGCTTGTGTAAAGGGTGTCCTGAGACCTTCTGTAACAGGGACCCCTCCAGAATGGGAGGGTTGAGGACCGCGTGTGCCCTGCAGTGGGAAAGGGACTGCCAGTGCCATGGGATCCCCATTTATCTGAGGGCAGTGGGGAGAACAGGGCCCTTTGGCAGCTCACGGATGCTAGGATAGAGGCTGCCTGGCTTCAGGGGAATGCCAGACAGGAACCTACTCATTGGGTTTCTCTTGCAGGTCGGGCACGAGCCACTACCTCCAACCATTGGAAGAAACGTGCTGGGAAGGAAGGTCCTTTACCTGCCCGGCTTCTTCACCTATGGTGAGCGCACATCCCTCGGTGCCAGCTTAAGGTCCTGCCTAAAACCAGGCCTGGGAGCTGCTGACCCCCAGTAGTACTCCCACATCCCCACTGAGATCATCCTGAGGCTGCAGCGAGACATAAAACCCAACAGCTGGTTGTAAGGCAAAGATGTACCTACCTGTTGGTGGGGACAAGGAGGTGGTGGCCCCGGTGTTGGTGCTTCATCCCCTTCCCGTGGCTGAGTTTACACCGTAGCAGAGGGGTTGGTGGGGGTTTAGGTGGGGCAGGTTTGTTGGTGGAGGGTTTGGTGTGTGTTAGAGACAGCAAAGCGCCTGCCTTTGCTACCAAACAGCCCTGCAATAACTGCCCCCCGCCCTCCTCGTTTGTGTTGTAGATGGAGCCCTAAACGGACAGAAATCCCAAGAAAAGGGGAAGGTAATATgtttagaagggaaaaaaagtgactttttCCTCTCgttgcagctggagcagcacgGGAGAGGCGGGTGGATGCTCCGTGATCTTGGGGGTTGCTTTCCCAGTGGGTTTGCTGTGGGGAAGGGGAGCACACGGtcctcaaagccaggttgggcTGATCCCAAACCTATCCTGGGCCACCCAGAGCTGAAAGCACTCAGATGCTGCCCTTTGGAATATGCATTTTCCAAATGGGTGGGTGGTGGAGATGCACAGATCTTAGCTTGGGACAGCAGAGGATGGGGAGCAAGAGCAGTTCTCACAGGCATGTAGTGGGTTGTGTTCCACCTTGTTATGTCAGGGGGAAATTGGGATGCATTGTTTTGGCTGGAGACCTAAGGAAGTTTGCCTGGGAGAAGgtggtggggcaggagctgaAGGTGCATTTGTGAAATCCATGTTAATCTCCAGggtggaggagggaggaggtgaCACCACACAGCACATGAGATGATCCCTCCCTGCCCCGCTCCAGTCAATCTGCCTGTAGCCGTTCCAGGTGAGCAAAAGAGTCAAAAGATGAGGAGTAGCCCAAAATACTGGAGCTGTCCTTCCAGATTAGATAGATGACAAGGAATAGTCACGGATTTTGTGCATCCTATATGAAGTTCAGGGTTGTTACACTAAATCACTACAGTGTGGTGTTGGCTGGAGGTCTTTGGGGCGCTCTGGCTCCCAGCTGACAGCAGCCTGGTGTTTTCTTACCCAGCCAGACACATTGTGGAAGTGGATGGGAAGAGAGGCCTCTTCCGTGGTCTTACTCCTCGCCTCATCTCAAGCACTTTATCAACCATCACCAGGGGGAGTGTGAAGAAGGTAAAGGTCAGCTTCTCTCTCCATAAATCAGATGCAGGGGTGGCTGGTGCTACTGCAGAGAGCCTGCATGTGCCTGCCCCCAGCCGTGGCTGCACGTGGAGGACTAAAGAGCCCAGATCTCTCCTAAGGGCTCAGAGTACTCCTCCAGGACAGGAGAACAGAGCTCATATCCcccaaacttcattttaaacCTGTTTCTCATTTAATTCAAACAGACCTTCTTTTCACCTGTTTCACTTCccatccttccttctcctgtttCCCTCTTGcctgtttttctcctcctgtctAGAGCACAATTGCTCTTGGTTTCCTCCTGTCCTCAGACATTGAGGGTTTTGGGTCAGTGTCTCCTTCAGTTTTGACcatgtttcttctctctccaCTCAGGCCTTTCCACTGGAAGACATGGAACATGTTTCTAACAAGGATGATGTGAAGACCTCCCTTAGGAAAGTGGTGAAAGAGGTGAGAAGGGGATGTTGCATCTTCATGGGTGATCAGGGTGATCACAGTGATGTGCCTGGAGAGCAGAGGAAGCTTAAACTGTGGGTTGTGGGTAGAATTACTTGGAGAGAACCTCTGGGTGAGAAGGCCTGGGATTTAGTAGCCACTCTGTGTCCACCTATGGAATATTTCATAGGAACAGAGGTCTACCATGAACAACAGATTTCAAAAGGGGACTTGAAATGGGTTTCCCTGTGCTGAGGGAAAGGCCTGAGCtgtgcagctggagcagagcagcttttcacactggtgtgggtttgtttcttcCCAGACCTCCCATGAGATGATGATGCAGTGCATGTCCCGCGTTGTCTCACATCCGCTGCACGGTGAgtcctgtcctgctgcctgACAGCTCTCTCTGGACTGGGGGTCACCCCAAAACCCTGATCACTTCATGTGCTTCTCTGTCATAAATGACTTCGTATGAAATCAGAGCAGATGCAGGTCTGAGCCTCTTAGGGAGGCTGACACTTGGGTTGGCCTTCAAGGACCAACCCAGCAGAGCAGTGAGGTGCTTCATTCATTCATCCAAGACTTCATCCTATAGAGCCCATTTGGGTTAGGGCCAGAAATCCCTCCCATCACTTACAGTACCAGGGAGGTCACCAGTTTCTAATGAGGACCACTgagaggagctggaggtgaCACAACttgagggaagggagggcagaAGGGTCAGGGTGTATTTTCCTTCACATCCACTGCAACCCAAACAGGATTTGTTTCTTTGCCAGCCCTGTGTTTCTCTCCTCCTAGTGATCTCTATGCGCTGCATGGTCCAGTTCATAGGCCGGGAAGTCAAGTACAGGTGAGTGGCTGCAGCTCTGAAGGGTCTGGGCATATAGAAGCATGAGTCTGGGAGTCAGCAGTGCCAGGTGCTCTGTGCAGTGGGGGATGTGGCAACCCAGGAGGTTTGAGTGGCCAGAAAGTGAATCTGAGCTGTGCTTAGAGGGTGGGTGAGTGCAGGGTGAAGGCACAGGGAAGGCTGGGCTCTGTACTCAGGGTGCCTTGGTCTGCCTTGTGCCCATGGGGGTTTTGGTGGCTGGAACACACCTTTCATCACACGGTGCGTCTGCTGCCGTCTTGCTTCAGGTGTTAATAGGAAGGGAAGTCAGCAGGGAGGCAGAATAGGTAACACAAGAcattgctgcagccctgcaagAGTTTTCCAAGCCTGTCCCTCTGCAGGGCAAAACTACACTTGCAGCCACATGAAAGCATGCTGACCCATGACAGCCAGCACGGGCTTCCAGGGACACCACAGGGTTCTGGGGCTGGGAATCAGCTGAACCAAAGCATGTGATGTGCTGTGGTTGCAGCACGTGTATCCGCTCACACAAAGCCAAGCAGAGCTCTTCCAACTTCAGCACTTGAATGGCTGTCAGCAAGTTGAGTGTTCTCCTGGGCAGACCTGACCCTCCTTCACAGGttgaggagaagcagcaagaacagagctgcagagccactctgcagtgctggcacaaTGGCTGGGGTGCCACTGCTGTGCCTGGTGGCTGCAGAATGCGTGTGAAGCTGCACAGGACAGAGATGGAGCAACCCTTGACACTTAcagctcttttccttccttggcagtggTGTGTTCAGTGCCATTGGCAGGATACTTAAGGAAGAAGGGATCCTGGGATTCTTTGTGTACGTGAGTTGTTGTTTCAGTACCTTTTCGTGTAGTCCAAGGGCACTGGTGGCTCTCCTGGCTGCTCTGCCAACCTCAGTTAGGGTGGTGCTGAGCTCCAGAACCTTGCCTGACCCTGGGACTCTCACATCATTCCCATGAGCACAGATTAAATCTGTGGCTTTGACAGCATTCCAGCTTGGCCATTAAGTTTGGCCCAGATCTTATCTTCACTCAAACCTTCAGAGCCCAAAGAAACCCAGCAGTGTTTTCatacctttctctttttcccttgatGCTTCCTTGTGTTTCAGTGAAGGGCCATTTAAAGCACTTGTTTGTGCAACAGGCACCAAGATCAAGTGCAACAATGAGACCCCTTGTTGAAATAAAAGCCAGAGACTGGATAAGAAGCACATTCCTTGAGGAGCACCGTGGGTGCATGTATCGTGAACCTGTTTGCCTGTACGGCAGGAGTATGATGCTGCCCAGCTCAGTGGCCTTGCTGACTGGACCAGAAGGAGCTGCAGGGTGCTTCCAGCTGCTTATGAGCCATGGTGGTGAATTGGTGGCATCACTGAAGTGGAATTCCATTGGATGTGTGTATGGCTGGAGAGAAACACTTTCAGGGGATGGACATATCTCCTTCCCCTCATATCTGCAGCAGTCTCCTGCCTGCCAACA is part of the Melopsittacus undulatus isolate bMelUnd1 chromosome 16, bMelUnd1.mat.Z, whole genome shotgun sequence genome and harbors:
- the MTCH1 gene encoding mitochondrial carrier homolog 1 isoform X1 codes for the protein MIPPCPAPVNLPVAVPARHIVEVDGKRGLFRGLTPRLISSTLSTITRGSVKKAFPLEDMEHVSNKDDVKTSLRKVVKETSHEMMMQCMSRVVSHPLHVISMRCMVQFIGREVKYSGVFSAIGRILKEEGILGFFVGLVPHILGDVIFLWCCNLLAHFINTYAVDDNFSQASVIRSYTKFVIGIAVSMLTYPFLLVGDLMAVNNCGLRAGLPPYAPAFTSWIHCWRHLSAQGQLFRGSSLLFRRAPIPASCFPID